A genomic region of Rhipicephalus sanguineus isolate Rsan-2018 chromosome 1, BIME_Rsan_1.4, whole genome shotgun sequence contains the following coding sequences:
- the LOC119405144 gene encoding zinc finger MIZ domain-containing protein 2 isoform X3 yields MKDMRRGTPGAATERVDAGGMSGLGWQSGGGPVSQQQQLSVVTTVWGVTSTTQSAAPYAPGPPQAKGGPYAPSGYPSGSPLGPNKGYSPVPPSRQPPNAYAGYGQNPAGMAGGMPGAMGAAGHGTASEFQTGPSALSTAALVAAATATATATASVVALQEQRQQEVMGGQYGQMGGHQQFPGGGYGVPPQRGPPHGAAATGQMGGLMGPTMGPLGAPSKLGGVGGPLYNQQQQPPPRGRPYPSPQQYLAHKRQQQQQQYPAGPMQGGYMGTPQQQYGPQYPGAAGGPFPKQQGAGYGAPASQGALAAYHQGSPLRGRPPGQGMPTPSAYPGSAQGGQYYQQPMGGPQTQYEQQFMQGGQYAPHGFQQRSMNYQHSPIPGNPTPPLTPASGMPPYLSPSQDTKPVFPDIKPPLPIQKDDELRLTFPVKDGIILAPFRLEHNLAVSNHVFHLKPSVHETLVWRSDLELQLKCFHHEDRQMHTNWPASVQVSVNATPLSIDRGESKTSHRPLYLKEVCQAGRNTVQITVTACCCSHLFLLQLVHRPTVRSVLQGLLRKRLLPAEHSIGKIKRNFSVGPSPQGPNAGPGQNPSGSTGPAEDGVEQTAIKVQLKCPITFKRITLPARGQECKHIQCFDLESYLQLNCERGSWRCPVCSKTAILEGLEVDQYMWGILTNLSNSDVEEVTIDATASWKPVTLKSIKDEHDGTESCSGGKRLKAMSPSSMTMPTTSSWEMGQGLSPYPALPPPDMQSIVNGPSMANGPVMAGGPVMPSGAGMPNGPVMSSGPSMPNGPVMGNGSGIPNGMGYGSRNGGFDFQSQASDFGSPLSHLNDSVASLDHLAAMEKSLNHHEQQMMPMANHHQDAAAPQGTSSRHPVGGGPGSQNSGNNAPGTPGTSGATNTPASSQPQAPPQQQQQPPLSVGSNGPQTPHTPHTPHTPGGPPSVPPQGLEGSGGPDSLAPDLSDLSFDPAAVIDGEGQGQEGLNLLPESCVDAMELLSYLDPPDLGGGAGSTGSSHTGPASSSTAPGGTPANDDLLALFEP; encoded by the exons TGATGCCGGAGGCATGTCGGGCCTGGGCTGGCAAAGCGGGGGTGGCCCCGTGAGCCAGCAGCAGCAACTGTCAGTAGTGACCACGGTGTGGGGAGTGACATCCACCACGCAGAGCGCAGCGCCGTACGCGCCTGGGCCCCCCCAGGCTAAGGGGGGCCCGTACGCCCCTTCTGGCTACCCGTCAGGTTCACCTCTGGGCCCCAACAAGGGCTACTCACCTGTGCCACCTTCACGACAGCCTCCTAATGCATATGCTGG GTATGGCCAGAACCCTGCCGGCATGGCTGGTGGCATGCCTGGTGCCATGGGAGCTGCTGGACATGGCACAGCGAGCGAATTCCAGACAGGACCATCAGCCCTCAGTACAGCAGCCCTGGTGGCTGCGGCTACTGCTACAGCTACAGCCACAGCAAGTGTGGTTGCCCTCCAAGAGCAACGGCAGCAAGAAGTTATGGGCGGACAGTATGGACAG ATGGGGGGCCACCAGCAGTTTCCTGGCGGAGGCTATGGCGTACCTCCACAGCGGGGTCCTCCGCACGGTGCTGCAGCCACCGGCCAGATGGGAGGGCTGATGGGACCAACTATGGGGCCCCTCGGGGCGCCCTCCAAGCTTGGTGGTGTGGGCGGACCTCTTTAcaaccagcagcagcagccaccaCCACGTGGCAGACCGTACCCAAGCCCCCAGCAGTACCTGGCACATAAGcggcagcaacagcaacagcagtaCCCAGCAGGGCCCATGCAGGGGGGTTACATGGGCACTCCACAACAGCAGTATGGGCCTCAGTATCCAGGGGCAGCTGGTGGGCCATTTCCCAAGCAGCAGGGAGCTGGCTATGGGGCCCCAGCCTCCCAAGGAGCTCTGGCAGCCTACCACCAGGGCTCTCCCCTGCGAGGTCGACCTCCTGGCCAGGGCATGCCCACGCCTTCTGCCTACCCAGGCAGTGCACAGGGGGGCCAGTACTACCAGCAGCCCATGGGTGGTCCGCAGACGCAGTATGAGCAGCAGTTTATGCAGGGTGGCCAGTATGCACCACATGGCTTCCAG cagcggagcatgaaCTACCAGCACTCGCCCATTCCTGGCAACCCCACACCACCACTGACCCCAGCATCGGGCATGCCCCCATACCTGTCTCCAAGCCAGGACACAAAGCCTGTGTTCCCTGATATCAAGCCTCCTCTGCCCATTCAGA AGGACGACGAGCTGCGCCTCACATTCCCAGTGAAAGATGGCATCATCCTGGCGCCCTTCCGGCTGGAGCATAACCTCGCAGTAAGCAACCATGTGTTCCACCTGAAGCCCTCGGTGCACGAGACGCTCGTCTGGCGCTCTGACTTGGAGCTGCAGCTCAAATGCTTCCACCATGAGGACCGCCAGATGCATACTAATTGGCCTGCTTCAGTACAG GTCTCTGTCAATGCCACTCCACTGAGCATTGACCGCGGAGAGAGCAAGACTTCACATCGGCCATTGTACCTCAAAGAAGTTTGTCAAGCAGGCCGCAACACTGTGCAGATCACGGTTACAGCATGTTGTTGC TCTCATCTATTCCTGCTGCAACTGGTGCATCGGCCAACAGTGCGATCAGTGCTGCAAGGCTTACTTCGCAAGAGGCTTCTACCAGCTGAACACAGCATTGGCAAGATCAAGCGCAACTTCTCAGTGGGCCCATCCCCTCAAGGGCCTAATGCTGGCCCCGGTCAAAACCCGTCGGGAAGTACAGGACCCGCAGAGGATGGGGTTGAGCAGACTGCCATCAAGGTGCAGCTCAAGTGTCCTATCACTTTCAAGCGCATCACTTTACCTGCTCGAGGCCAAGAATGCAAGCACATTCAG TGCTTTGACCTGGAGTCATACCTACAACTGAATTGTGAACGAGGTTCTTGGCGGTGCCCAGTATGCAG CAAAACTGCCATCCTTGAAGGCCTGGAAGTGGACCAATACATGTGGGGTATTTTGACCAACCTGAGCAACTCTGATGTGGAAGAAGTGACCATTGATGCAACAGCCAGCTGGAAGCCAGTCACTCTCAAGTCAATCAAAGACGAACACGACGGGACAG AGTCATGCAGTGGTGGCAAGCGACTGAAGGCGATGTCTCCAAGCAGCATGACAATGCCAACTACAAGTAGTTGGGAAATGGGACAAGGTCTCTCACCTTATCCAGCCCTACCCCCACCTGACATGCAGT CCATAGTGAATGGACCCAGCATGGCCAATGGGCCAGTCATGGCTGGTGGTCCTGTGATGCCCAGTGGTGCTGGCATGCCTAATGGCCCTGTCATGAGTAGTGGCCCGAGTATGCCCAATGGACCCGTCATGGGCAATGGCTCCGGCATACCCAACGGAATGGGCTATGGCAGCCGCAATGGCGGTTTTGACTTCCAGTCTCAGGCATCCGACTTTGGCAGCCCTCTCTCCCACCTGAATGATAGTGTGGCCTCTCTGGACCACCTGGCTGCCATGGAGAAGTCGCTGAACCATCATGAACAG CAAATGATGCCAATGGCCAACCACCACCAAGATGCGGCTGCACCTCAGGGCACTTCAAGCCGCCACCCAGTTGGTGGAGGGCCAGGATCTCAGAACTCGGGGAACAATGCCCCGGGAACACCAGGTACATCAGGGGCAACTAACACCCCAGCATCTAGCCAGCCCCAGGCCCCtccgcaacagcagcagcagcccccCCTGTCAGTAGGGAGCAATGGGCCTCAGACACCCCATACCCCGCACACTCCTCACACACCTGGAGGGCCGCCCAGTGTGCCTCCGCAGGGCTTGGAAGGCAGTGGTGGGCCAGACAGCTTGGCTCCTGACCTCAGCGATCTGAGCTTTGACCCTGCAGCTGTAATCGATGGGGAAGGCCAAGGCCAGGAGGGCCTCAAT CTGCTTCCGGAGAGCTGTGTTGATGCCATGGAGCTTCTGTCATATCTCGACCCACCGGACCTAGGAGGTGGTGCTGGTAGCACAGGCAGTAGCCATACTGGCCCAGCTTCAAGTTCAACTGCACCTGGGGGCACACCAGCAAATGATGATCTCCTTGCTCTGTTTGAACCTTGA